TAGACAAAAAAGGATTTTTTGTAGAAAGCTTAAAACAGTATATGGACGGGCTATTTAAAGAAACTAAACCTTCTATTTAATCGACACCAGAACATACGGTCTCCTTTCTTCATGAAAAGACACTGTGTTATAATGAGTATGAAAAGAACAATACAATCACATAAAACAATTAAAAACTGTATATAAATAAAAAAGGACTAGTGTGCGGCTACACACTAGTCCACGTAACTTAGCAGATTGGATTGTTCATTTATCCTATTTGTTTCGTACAAACACAACAACCCACTTTCTATAGGCATAGGTGGGTTGTTATTTTTTGAGCTTGTCAATTAAGACGACAATAAACGTTAACAATGCAACGAGAAACAGTCCACCTTGCAGCAGCAACGTAATTTCACTCACGAATTATCACCCCCCTCCTACCTGGAGAAGTGATAATTGAACAACCAACCGCACCTTAAGTTACCTCTTAATTTTACCATATTTATTAATTGTTTACGATGAAAACCCACAAGCTTAAAAAATTGCGAGTTTTTTATTTCTCACTATTTTTTTAAAGCATATGCATCAGCTATCATTTCACCAACGATTTTATTTTCTTGTTGCTTCTCGTCTTTTGATAAAGGGAATAACAGTTCTGCCACTTCTTCCCCCTCCTTGAACTGATTCATATAAATGAATAAATTAGGTTTTTATATAATAAAAAAACCAAAGGCATTCCCGATGATTTAACTAGGTTTTATTAAAAGACACATATGATTCGTTTGAACATCGTTACTGTTTGTTTGAAATACAGTTCGATTTATATTCATAAAAATAGTATATTTCTTTATTTGAAAGGCATTTTTCACTTACTATTTTTCATGGTCCTTAATCCACTGTAGCCAATAAGAAAACTCACATGCCAAATGCATTTGATGCGATTTAATAAGACTATTAGGACAAAGTGCTGGAAACTCTACAACTAGACTTACTTCTATTCCAGTATCTGTATCTTTGAATTGATGTCGAACTCCACCAATAGTAGTACCGTCTTTCATACGTGCAACACCTGTTGATTGGTATTGATAAGACTTATCTCTAGGTGTCTTCAATCCCGTTTCGTTACCATAAACAATAAAAAATTGAACCGGAAACGGAGAATTACCAGTAGTTTCGATAACCTCTAATTCATTTTCCCCAAAGGGTCTTAGTACATAGTGATCAGGACAAGCTGATAAATTCACTTGATCATTTCGTGATTGTTTAAGCATAAAACTATCAATCCCATTTATCGCTTCTTCTGCTGTAATCCCGTCTAAATAGATACTTGTTTTTGAAAATTTTCGTCTATCGCCAGATAAAACAGTACAAATACGCATACCTATTCCACTTAATCTAAGTTTTGATTTCAACTTATCATACATCTCATTATATGAATATCCCATCTTTACTTCCGTTAGCTTTTTTATCATGGCGTCTGTATCATTTATTTCAGGCTCTTTATGTCCTAATGTATTTAATACTTTTTTAATACGCTCTCTTTTCCATTTTGTAAGTTTCTCTTGCGAAATATTGTTTCCATCGATAATAATCTTCATATATATTCACCTTCTTTTTGATCGTATCGTAGTGTAGTTAATACTAAATTAACCATTTCTTGCTTCGTATCTAGACTCAACTTTACTTCTGAATGGGCAATACTGCTAAGACCGTATAAAATAAATCCAGAAGCTAATAATGAGTTGTCAGTATAAAAAATCCCCGTTTTCACTCCTTCTTCAATTACTTGTCGAATTAATGGTTGCATTCGTGTGAATAATTTCTGTTCCAGTTGAAAATGTTGTTCCGTCTGAAACGAACTCATATTTTTATAGGGTGCTAATTTTTCAATAAATGTCCAAAATATATCTAGAGAATCTTTCATCTTCTGCATTACAGACCGTTCAT
This genomic interval from Bacillus cereus contains the following:
- a CDS encoding putative holin-like toxin, giving the protein MSEITLLLQGGLFLVALLTFIVVLIDKLKK
- a CDS encoding TetR/AcrR family transcriptional regulator, coding for MKRISKEPDIRRQELMDIGFELYMKNGMGGFSIKDVVNRAGVATGLFYYYFKSKEDFVDETLNSFIVKNMELIEEILISNERSVMQKMKDSLDIFWTFIEKLAPYKNMSSFQTEQHFQLEQKLFTRMQPLIRQVIEEGVKTGIFYTDNSLLASGFILYGLSSIAHSEVKLSLDTKQEMVNLVLTTLRYDQKEGEYI